Below is a genomic region from Nilaparvata lugens isolate BPH chromosome 3, ASM1435652v1, whole genome shotgun sequence.
AGTCTGATCGTGTTCCCGCCTAGCGTGTGGAGCCGGCTTTACACTTGCTTCCCATttaagataaaattaagaataggtaattaattattcatgtaaaaaatgaatcaaattaccctttttaaactttattctatttctcacaacatttttcaagtgAGGTTAACTTGAAAATCGTATTATAATCAAAACAAGaaagggtactttgattttccaatttttaaataaattcgaGTAACCCTTACCAAAAAAGTGATTaggtaattatttatttgactGCCATTGTATTGAAATATTTCGAAAGCTTTGCTTTTTTTAGTCAGCCTTACTATGACTGCCACACCACACTATGGTTGACTGAAAATGAAAGCACAACTTATGAGATATCTCAATACAGTGTGAATTCTACAAGTATAATGTTCATTCTATAAGTAGTCTTTTTGTGTTTTTCAAGTGAAATAGTTTTATAGTAACATTTGTGATATGATAATTGCTTTtttgtatattataattatacacTAATTACATaagtaatttaaaataaatctcTATGAATAGGCTACTATTTCAATTTGTTACATAACAATGATTTGGACGTCAATAATCTGATAAATGTTGTTGTTTGACAGTGTAATAAACCAGTTATTGGAGCAATACATGGAGCATGTATTGGAGGAGGGGTGGGACTTGATCTGTGCCACTGACATTAGATATTGTACTGAAGATGCTTGGTTTCAAGTGAAGGAGGTTGACATaggtttgtatttttttgtcgTATTGATTGAAACTAAAACAGTCCTAGCatgttgaaaaatgttcatattttttGGTTAAGTTACCTTGACGAGCATAAACATTACTTTGAAAAACCCCAAAGTAGTAGACCAGTAGTAGtagaacagtagacctcacgcagtattctcatccacaagtacctgattgaaactatagaccttatggaaatacagcaatagactggcttctccacacatctgtgtaatcacttgtcagctgatttatgatgaataatatctatagtctgatttttattgtaatattggcgtatgaaggaggctcctttttccttttatattatccttgaaatgcaaaatttccaaaaaccttgtatatacgtcgacgcgcaatttaaaaaggaatatacctgtcaaatttcatgaaagtctattaccgcgtttcgccgtaaatgcgcaacatataaacatttaaacattaagagaaatgccaaaccgtcgacttgaatcttagacctcacttcgttcggtcaacaaggtttttggaaattttgcatttcaaggataacataaaaggaaaaagaagcatccttcatacgccaatattgagtaaaaatcagactatagaattattcatcataaatcagctgacaagtgattacacagatgtgtggagaagccagtctattactgtatttgtataaggtctatagtttcaatcaaaaagacattaaagaggtatgcatctttaagctggatgtttacaccaaagttattaacaaaatggttataacttaatccttatagattctattagattgaacggaagttgacaaacacatatgttcatcatgtgtatgataagttatgttcaatctaatataatctataaggattgagttattaacattttttaaataaatttagtctaatcgcagctttaatgTCTTTGGTTTcatttgttttgcagtcatggtattattatgcgttcccatcagtatcaatattctcacattcgataaaactaatttaataggtgaataaaaataaacaaatgaactaaataatgctggagaaattataataattttgattctaaaaaattaattttcatcagatagaaagatcacggaactggatgaattatatcatatggaatacaaattcaaacgtgaactgagtttgttaacatttaaaacagttgacatcaggtatttgtggatgagaatactgcgtgaggtctactgttcacagaactactagtatatacgtcgacgcgcaattaaaaaaggaacacacttgtcaaatttcatgaaaatctattaccgcgtttcgccgtaaatgcgcaacatataaacatttaaacattaagagaaatgccaaaccggcgacttgaatcttagacctcacttcgctcggtcaatgatcaactttgaaaattatgatatactctagtttaggagcattatcatgtcatgtcaacaaatcagattatgttgatcaaatcgattaaaaattgtctagctagataaaatttctcgctgattgattatgattacacagctggaaataattctgtctcttccacacaggcacacgcatcttctgttatcgagagacgacgaaattatcatctgttttccaaggattaattatccttttaatgtcgttcagcgagttttccaaagaatgagacctagtgcaatagaatctttatatcataaatctactatgttccaaatttcgtgaaaatcgttaaagcagttttcgagatccgtaaaacataaataaccagatatatacagaaattgctcgcttaatataataggattctagGGTTTTCTTCTGTTTGGTAGGCTACTTTATTTTCAATGGAATACGATTCCAGTAAATTTTTCACTCTATCATTTTCAACATGGTTGAAGTAGAAACCTCATGTTACTTGTATACTTTTATGGTATAACAATAATCTTTCCTGTTCTAAGCTGagaatatttatcataaaatacacaattctataaaaaaataacactATTGTTGATTTCTTTTGAATAATAAGTTTGTTCTATTTTGAAAGAgttttttctatgtttgtaGGCATGGCTGCGGATGTTGGAACTCTGCAACGGTTGCCACGTATTGTCGGAAGCGCCAGCTTCGTGAATGAGTTGGCTTTCACCTGCCGCAAACTTCAAGCCAGTGAAGCCAAAGAAAGTGGCCTTGTGAGCAAAGTTTTCAACAACGTTGAAAGGTAACATCAATAACCATATTCatctaatttaattttattacttCAATTCACATACAAATTCACTTGCAGAAACACACTGTATCTTtgcttttcatttatttataatgtgCATGTCTTTTAGTTACATTTTTCCATACACATGTCAACAAAAATTCTTCAGTTATTATATAACTAGAAGTAATTAtgtataagaaaaatattttaaaactagaCGTATCAAATTAGTGACtactttatttttttgtataatCAAATTCTAATAGTGCAATCTTTTAGTTTATTGCAAGGAGCAATTGAGCTTGGTGTTGTCATCGCTGAGAAAAGTCCCGTTGCTGTGCAAGGAACCAAGAGAAATCTGATCTACTCGAGGGATCACACTGTTCAAGAAGGCCTGGACCATATTGTAAGTAAACCTTGCACTGTCATTGAAATCAACTTTTTACTCAACTTATTGGATCATGTGATCATGCTCAATCGTTTATCACTGAATTTAACGTTTAAATCAGGGGTTTGTCTCATCATAGAAGTTTAGGAGTTCTTTGTACTATAGGAAAATTCTCCCACACAATAATCTCAAATTTATAACTTGAATATTACTGCTGCGGCGGgcattaaaaaattgattgatataaaaatatgtattattgaatatataaaaaatattcacttgaaaatgccATTCTTAAGAATTATTTATTCGCCAGTGATGTCTGCCTCCATTATTGTACGTAAAAAGGCTACTGTTGAGTGTGTACGTCTATTATCAATATATCTCTATTAGATAGATATTTAGTCAAGTGAGGTTTACCTAAAGCACTTTCAAACTAGGAGATACTAAAACACCTTAGAAATATTTGCACTTATTGGTAGTTGTTAAGTCATGTAATAAGTCGTCAAACTGCACCAGTCGTCTCTCTTAGTCcacctgaaaaataaaattcagtTTGATATAATTTGAAGAGTTCAATTTTCGTAGGTACGCAGAATAAGCTTCCAATGCCATCTGCCAGAAAGTttcattttcttaatttatgtGTCAAAAGAGTACAGAACATGTGAAGAGTAAAACGTTAATGGATGATTTTTCCCTTTAAATTGACGTGATAGATCTTGATAAGATATATAACTTTCAGAATAATCGTTTATTACTAAATAATTCTTCATTAGAATACTTCCATTAGATTATGAATAATCAACTTGacaactacaaaatataaattctctTTTGAAGTtctaaaattatacaaactaAAATCACCATATTATAGAGGTAAAATCTTTTGTTATACCAATGAGCTAAAAACCTCTCGTTGAATATTAAACTCAAAGGCCACCACAAAACATTTTGAtgataacatttttttccgattcgcctataaatatttttgttattcttTGTTTGCCTGAGTCGCGTTTTCTTCTATAGAATTTGTTCGTCTTGTTGATTAAACGAGTTTTATATTCTCACGTATAGAATCGTATTACTTTGACTGTTTATTTTCGTATTAGAAGTAACCTTGTTTAGagatgtaatatattttttagaaaCTGAATGTATCTTGATATTTAACAGATATTCATAATGTCGCTTCAAGAAGtccaattttcaatatattttgatAATGTGGACCTAATAGAAACTAATACTCTCTCTTTTTTGGATCACACAATCAGCTTCACTTAGCctttttatatttaattgatGACGCTTTCAGTTTAGTTGTCTCTTGTCTGTAATAATCCACTCAGTTCAGAAtttaaaatatatcaaaaatatttttgtaatttcctCAATATCAAAAGTAATCTTAACATACATACGTACATACATACTGACAAGAGCATCATACAAacatcatatatattatataatcgtACTTTTACTAAATATCTATTGTATGTAAGTGTATTAATTCATAGATTAAAACGTATTCTATGTTTAATGAATGTCTTTAAATATATCATTCATCAaagttcattctcatttttttaGGCCGACTGGAATCAGACGATGCTGCAAAGCGATGATTTTATGAATGCGACAGTCGCTCAGGCCACTAAAAGTCCTCCACCAACATTCTCAAAGTTGTAATTCATAAATAGGAGAAATCCCACCTCAAATGTAAAATAcagtatttatcatttttatatcaAACAACGTAGAATAATCAAGAACTTCATAAATGTCACGGTAGGTAACGGTACAGTTTAGTAcagttttgtgtgtttttaattaCTTCTTGATCAGTTTTAGCTGTTACACATGCCGTATATTCCCTCATTTGTGTAACTCTTCCACCCTTTCAATGTACTctatagaatttattttattcgatAATATCATTTTTCTCAACGAAAACAGTGATTCAGTCTATCCCAATCCAAAAATCCAAACCCAATTTTCAAAAGTTTGAGATGTTTTCGATCCCTCAAAAAATTTTAAGTTCTATTACTAtttcaattcagtttgaaatCTGTTAAGTTCTTCATTGTATGTCAGTTTTCATTTGCAACTTAGAATGTTCATATTTCCTTGTCTTTTTgatagaaacaatattaaagaCTGAACGGTTATCTGTGTAATGGTATCCAAGCACGAATGATGTGATATATTAGATCTAcacattttctcttgaaatgaataaaacaattttttatcgtTGTTggaattgtataaataaaagctTATTTTCCTTAATATGAATTGGCTTCTTATTGTGAAAAGTTGATATATGTTTTGTACAGTAAGCAAGTAACTTATTGAGCGATGTAAATCTAAAGAGCAtactatttgaattgaaaattcaaatcccGGATAAAGggaaataaaatttcatattaACGTTGATCAATTACTCTGGTTCGAagtcaattttttgaaaaagtttcagACTTGAACTTATTCAGTACATCTTCAAGCAATATCAAATCCATAGATATTCCACCTTCATTTGGATTAAAAGAACCTAAACATTTTTTGGAAGTTATAGAAATAACAcctcagttatttttatttacttctTATATAAATTCGTAAGTCATAGAAATATCAAATTAgttatttctattgaaattatatttaacattttattaatgtaaattttattttgagaaaaCGATGCTTGTACATTCGCATCCTCCactcttgaaaatgaaaatttttaaacAGGATGCATGCTACATGTATGGAAatgcattcaatttatttcatcagtCTCAATCAGTCCTTCGCCCAATTTTCGTTTATGAATCTCTTCTACTTTCGGAATCAAACTATAGATATTTGGTTGAATATTAATCTGGAAGtaaagaaacaaaaaataatctCAGGAGTAATCTATCACTCAATCTAGTCATATTGAGTTCCAATTGCGCAGTTGGTCTATAGCAGGTTGCGCCCATAGGTGCCATTTATAGGCCATTTTCACCCTTACCGAATATCAGCTGACACTCAGAATtgttctccgattggctgagtACTAGCTTTTAGTAAGGATTAGACAATCTGAGAACAATTCTGAGTGTCGGCCGACATTAATTTATCGGCTATAATAATGTTGGTGATAAACAGCCAATCATATTTCAAATGTCATACTAGAGAatcgaaaaaaaatattaaagcacGTCATAAGAATACGTCAAGACATTGTGGTTAAATGAAACATTATTACGATATCTTGACTTGGCTCCTagctcattctctctcattttccTATCAAGAGTCTGAATCTCAAACAAACTTTCATCATTTCTATTTTGATTTTAAGGTGATTGGTAAAATGAATTACATATTCAACTTATACCCCGAGaaatgttattaaaaataacGTTACTGAATTTATAGGTCAGGTGGGACCTTCTCTTAAGGGACTCCAAACCAACAAAAGTCATTCATTCTCAGTTGTTTATCGGTTATCCTATAAATCGAACAA
It encodes:
- the LOC111046631 gene encoding LOW QUALITY PROTEIN: delta(3,5)-Delta(2,4)-dienoyl-CoA isomerase, mitochondrial (The sequence of the model RefSeq protein was modified relative to this genomic sequence to represent the inferred CDS: deleted 1 base in 1 codon), which translates into the protein MFRSILNSRITLNGSQSMIKTICSSKMSSEACSQYKTLKLTVEKPFVYHVQLQRPDKYNAMNQTMWIEIGKCFQELAYNGDCRVIILSGIGKHFTTGIDLMDMSKIAAELADQDDVARRCKILNKMIHLYQDSITSLEKCNKPVIGAIHGACIGGGVDLICATDIRYCTEDAWFQVKEVDIGMAADVGTLQRLPRIVGSASFVNELAFTCRKLQASEAKESGLVSKVFNNVESLLQGAIELGVVIAEKSPVAVQGTKRNLIYSRDHTVQEGLDHIADWNQTMLQSDDFMNATVAQATKSPPPTFSKL